One Glutamicibacter halophytocola DNA segment encodes these proteins:
- a CDS encoding TfoX/Sxy family protein, which produces MTPQQSQVVARLRSMLAAEPAVREVSMFGGRSLMVNEKMLVSVHKDGGLLVRVDGGQHEEVLGWPGAAQAEMGRGRSMGQGWIQVAAEAIVTDDQLAIWVRAAMEYNRKATGADQ; this is translated from the coding sequence ATGACTCCCCAGCAATCCCAGGTCGTTGCGCGCCTGAGGTCGATGCTTGCAGCCGAGCCCGCGGTGCGGGAGGTTTCGATGTTCGGCGGCAGGTCCCTGATGGTCAACGAGAAAATGCTCGTCAGCGTCCACAAAGACGGGGGACTGCTCGTGCGAGTCGACGGCGGGCAGCATGAGGAGGTGCTGGGCTGGCCAGGGGCCGCCCAAGCAGAAATGGGGCGCGGCCGCAGCATGGGCCAGGGCTGGATCCAGGTTGCCGCTGAAGCCATCGTCACTGATGACCAGCTCGCTATTTGGGTTCGTGCCGCCATGGAATACAACCGCAAGGCCACCGGTGCAGACCAATAA
- a CDS encoding GntP family permease — protein MTTELEMNWTLGTPGLLGLAVAAVAVLLVLIIRFRIHAFVALVLTSLLTAIAAGIPAASVITTLTSGFGSTLASVALLVGLGAMLGRMLETSGGAEVMTNWLISKFGEKRAPLALSVASLLFGFPIFFDAGLVVMLPIIFTVARRLGGSVLYYAIPAATAFSVMHIFVPPHPGPVAASGLLEANVGLVLVLGLIVAIPTWFFSGHLFGKFVGKKFDIPVPNILDAALGNGTGKDDFKSSPSVGTVFSLLLLPLILIFMNTGLNMLGSAGIVDAEASWVTWLRLFGETPVALLITVLLGMFLLGFRKGKDKTLVETVVDSALGPVCSIILITGAGGMFGGVLRASGIGNAIADSLQSVGMPLIIAGFLIAAIVRLAQGSATVALTTAAAIVQPAILADSSLTAFQVATMVLALAAGSVFAGHVNDSGFWLVSRFLQMDVSTTLRVWTVGQALVSVVGFAFVMVLYGIATALA, from the coding sequence ATGACAACTGAGCTCGAAATGAACTGGACGCTGGGTACGCCCGGTCTCCTCGGACTCGCGGTAGCGGCGGTCGCCGTGCTGCTGGTCCTAATTATCCGCTTCCGGATCCACGCTTTTGTGGCTCTGGTTCTCACCAGCTTGCTGACAGCAATTGCCGCAGGCATTCCTGCGGCATCGGTGATCACCACTTTGACCAGCGGTTTCGGCTCAACGCTTGCGAGCGTCGCCTTGCTTGTGGGTCTTGGTGCGATGCTCGGCCGAATGCTGGAAACCAGCGGTGGCGCCGAGGTAATGACCAACTGGCTGATCTCCAAGTTCGGCGAAAAGCGAGCTCCACTGGCGCTGTCCGTGGCATCGCTGCTCTTCGGTTTCCCCATCTTCTTCGACGCTGGCCTCGTGGTCATGCTTCCAATCATCTTCACCGTGGCGCGCCGCCTGGGTGGATCTGTGCTGTACTACGCAATTCCAGCGGCAACTGCCTTCTCGGTGATGCACATCTTCGTTCCACCACATCCAGGCCCAGTGGCGGCTTCGGGGCTGCTTGAAGCGAATGTTGGCCTGGTCCTCGTTCTTGGCCTGATTGTCGCCATCCCGACGTGGTTCTTCTCCGGCCACCTGTTCGGCAAGTTCGTTGGCAAGAAGTTCGACATCCCGGTACCAAACATCCTGGATGCAGCACTGGGCAACGGCACTGGCAAGGATGACTTCAAGTCCTCTCCATCGGTAGGAACTGTCTTCAGCCTGCTGCTTCTGCCCCTGATCTTGATCTTCATGAACACCGGGCTGAACATGCTCGGCAGCGCCGGCATCGTTGATGCAGAAGCATCATGGGTTACCTGGCTTCGCCTGTTTGGCGAGACCCCGGTGGCGCTGCTGATTACTGTGTTGCTCGGAATGTTCCTGCTCGGCTTCCGCAAGGGCAAGGACAAGACCTTGGTTGAGACCGTCGTTGACTCGGCTCTCGGCCCGGTATGCTCGATCATCTTGATCACCGGAGCCGGCGGCATGTTCGGTGGAGTGCTTCGTGCCAGCGGCATCGGCAATGCTATCGCGGATTCGCTGCAGTCGGTGGGCATGCCACTGATCATCGCGGGCTTCCTGATCGCAGCCATCGTGCGTTTGGCACAGGGCTCGGCCACCGTGGCATTGACCACCGCGGCTGCCATCGTTCAGCCGGCAATTTTGGCTGATAGCTCCTTGACTGCTTTCCAGGTGGCCACCATGGTTCTGGCGTTGGCCGCCGGTTCGGTGTTCGCTGGCCATGTGAACGACTCCGGCTTCTGGCTGGTGTCCCGCTTCCTGCAGATGGACGTATCGACGACTTTGCGGGTGTGGACCGTAGGGCAGGCTTTGGTTTCGGTTGTCGGCTTCGCCTTCGTGATGGTGCTCTACGGCATTGCGACTGCGCTTGCCTAG
- a CDS encoding CsbD family protein, with amino-acid sequence MGLLDKFKNKSQEAAGKAKEAAGDAAGNEELQAEGITDQAAAEAKQAGEAVKDAAKDARDNLGR; translated from the coding sequence ATGGGTTTGCTAGACAAGTTCAAGAACAAGTCCCAGGAAGCTGCGGGCAAGGCCAAGGAAGCCGCGGGCGATGCCGCCGGCAACGAGGAGCTGCAAGCCGAGGGTATTACGGACCAAGCGGCAGCGGAGGCCAAGCAGGCTGGTGAAGCCGTCAAGGACGCCGCCAAGGATGCCCGCGATAACCTGGGCAGGTAG
- the trhA gene encoding PAQR family membrane homeostasis protein TrhA gives MAIDPMIPTAEIRAPKKFLSVGTERTRWRGLIHAWSTPGIIIMNLVLIVLADGRLAEWTSTIFAICSILLFGTSALYHRGNWTDKVMGLFRRADHANIFLLIAGTYTPVAALTLPGKQAIIVLSIIWAGAIAGIAIKTIWPTAPRWVGVGLYILLGWGALMQLPAFWAANPATMILILAGGLAYTVGAVFYATKRPNPLPTVFGFHELFHACTIIAFLCHWTAVLLVAL, from the coding sequence GTGGCCATTGATCCCATGATCCCCACCGCAGAAATTCGAGCTCCGAAAAAATTCTTGTCCGTCGGCACCGAACGAACGCGCTGGCGCGGATTGATTCATGCATGGTCGACTCCGGGAATCATCATCATGAATCTGGTGCTCATCGTCCTGGCCGATGGGCGCCTTGCCGAATGGACCAGCACAATCTTCGCGATATGCTCCATCCTGCTCTTTGGCACCTCCGCGCTCTACCACCGCGGAAATTGGACCGACAAGGTCATGGGTCTTTTCCGCCGAGCGGATCACGCCAACATTTTCCTGCTCATCGCCGGCACCTACACACCGGTTGCTGCGCTGACACTCCCGGGCAAACAGGCAATAATCGTCCTATCCATCATCTGGGCTGGAGCAATAGCCGGGATTGCCATCAAAACTATCTGGCCCACGGCACCGCGCTGGGTCGGCGTGGGTCTCTACATTCTGCTCGGGTGGGGCGCGCTCATGCAGCTGCCAGCATTTTGGGCGGCAAATCCGGCAACCATGATCCTGATCCTTGCCGGCGGGCTCGCATATACGGTTGGAGCTGTTTTTTATGCAACCAAACGCCCCAACCCCTTGCCGACAGTCTTCGGATTCCACGAACTATTCCATGCCTGCACAATCATCGCGTTCCTCTGCCATTGGACTGCCGTACTGCTCGTCGCGCTTTAG
- the argE gene encoding acetylornithine deacetylase, with translation MAAPTEASMKEIRELIAVDTTSRDTNLPLIESVAGKLRAHGVESTLIHNEERTKANLLATIPASDGGRTGGIVLSGHTDVVPVDGQDWSSEPFDAQVRGDKLYGRGTCDMKGYLGVILAKLDQLTSAQLSEPIHLALSYDEEVGCVGAVSLVDKIVDDGLAPRGCFVGEPSSMRAIRGHKSMNVFRVQFNGVAAHSSLPSEGVNAISYALRFAGFVEEVSQELRTSGPQDAAFIEPSTTMNVNKFDAGIAVNTIPSQAVVFFEYRSLAVVDREQLTARFRDEAAKLEAQMRVKNPSCSVSFEQQAGAPGLDTEPGEEIVALAAACGAIATDEKVTYGTEAGLFSAAGIPTVVCGPGDIAQAHAPDEYILLDQIAECENFIDSLIAQLSR, from the coding sequence ATGGCTGCACCCACCGAAGCAAGCATGAAAGAAATCCGCGAGCTGATCGCGGTGGACACCACGAGCCGCGACACCAATTTGCCGCTGATCGAAAGTGTCGCCGGAAAACTTCGAGCGCACGGTGTGGAGTCCACGCTGATTCACAATGAAGAGCGCACCAAAGCCAACCTGCTGGCGACCATTCCTGCGAGCGATGGCGGCCGCACTGGCGGCATTGTGCTCTCGGGGCACACCGACGTGGTCCCGGTCGACGGGCAGGACTGGAGCAGCGAGCCATTTGATGCCCAGGTACGAGGCGACAAGCTGTACGGCCGTGGAACCTGCGATATGAAGGGCTATCTGGGCGTGATCCTGGCCAAGCTCGATCAGCTGACCAGCGCCCAGCTTTCCGAGCCAATCCACCTGGCGCTGTCCTACGACGAGGAGGTCGGTTGTGTCGGTGCGGTGAGTTTGGTGGACAAGATCGTGGACGATGGATTGGCGCCCCGCGGATGCTTTGTCGGGGAGCCGTCGAGCATGCGGGCGATTCGCGGACACAAGTCGATGAATGTGTTCCGCGTGCAGTTCAACGGAGTCGCCGCGCACTCGTCGCTGCCCTCCGAGGGCGTGAACGCGATTTCCTATGCGCTGCGCTTTGCCGGCTTTGTCGAGGAAGTGTCCCAGGAGCTGCGTACCAGCGGGCCGCAGGATGCAGCGTTCATCGAGCCGTCCACCACCATGAACGTAAATAAGTTTGATGCCGGCATCGCAGTGAACACCATTCCTTCGCAAGCGGTGGTGTTCTTCGAGTACCGTTCATTGGCTGTGGTGGATCGCGAGCAGCTCACGGCCCGCTTCCGCGATGAGGCAGCCAAGCTCGAAGCCCAGATGCGCGTCAAGAATCCGTCGTGCTCGGTCAGCTTCGAGCAGCAGGCTGGTGCTCCCGGCCTGGATACCGAGCCGGGCGAGGAAATTGTCGCGCTAGCGGCAGCCTGCGGGGCGATCGCCACTGATGAGAAGGTAACCTATGGTACCGAAGCGGGCTTGTTCTCTGCCGCGGGCATTCCGACCGTCGTGTGCGGCCCTGGAGACATCGCCCAGGCACACGCACCGGATGAATACATCTTGCTCGACCAGATCGCCGAGTGCGAGAACTTCATTGACTCGCTGATTGCACAGCTGAGCCGATGA
- a CDS encoding FadR/GntR family transcriptional regulator, whose amino-acid sequence MATSLHAHVVEHLGSRIVSGQIPRGSIILAADLEQKLQVSRSVIREAVRVLAQCGLVTSTKRVGIRVLGAESWNPYDDHVIRWRLAGDQKGTQLRSLTELRISVEPMAAELAAEVAPEAMRKELMMISAQMNHYGRQGDLRRFLELDIRFHALVLAASGNEMFANLSTPIGAILRGRTELGLMPERPHEEALLWHQSVADAISNSDSAGARKNMESIMRRTHNEICSLWEGQPRLFVDPAKDAR is encoded by the coding sequence ATGGCAACTAGTCTGCACGCTCATGTGGTTGAGCATCTCGGCTCCCGCATCGTCAGCGGACAAATCCCCCGCGGCTCGATTATTCTTGCTGCGGATCTTGAGCAGAAGCTCCAGGTCTCCCGTTCGGTGATTCGCGAAGCGGTTCGCGTGCTCGCGCAGTGCGGCCTGGTGACCAGCACCAAGCGCGTGGGCATTCGAGTTCTGGGGGCGGAAAGCTGGAACCCCTACGACGATCACGTCATTCGCTGGCGCCTGGCCGGCGATCAAAAAGGGACGCAGCTGCGCTCCCTGACCGAGCTTCGCATTTCCGTCGAGCCCATGGCCGCTGAACTGGCCGCCGAGGTCGCACCGGAAGCCATGCGCAAGGAGCTGATGATGATCTCCGCTCAAATGAATCACTATGGACGCCAAGGCGACCTTCGCCGATTCCTGGAACTGGACATTCGCTTCCATGCCCTGGTGCTTGCCGCTTCAGGCAACGAGATGTTCGCGAATCTCTCCACGCCCATTGGCGCGATCCTGCGCGGTCGAACCGAACTTGGCCTGATGCCGGAGCGCCCGCACGAAGAGGCGCTGCTCTGGCACCAATCGGTAGCCGATGCCATCTCCAACTCCGATTCGGCCGGTGCCCGCAAGAACATGGAAAGCATCATGCGCCGCACCCACAACGAGATTTGCAGCCTCTGGGAAGGCCAGCCGCGCCTGTTTGTCGACCCAGCCAAGGATGCACGCTAG
- a CDS encoding redoxin domain-containing protein, with the protein MIQAGSRLFDFSLQNQYGESITSTGLSQGRVLVVFFPWAFSRVCGSELAALNKEHEYFAERGVRIVGVSVDHKFALRSYAESLDLEFELLADFWPHGEVARQAGAFDELQGVATRVSLLVVDGRVQKIFRSAMAEARAIQDYMDAIEGL; encoded by the coding sequence CTGCAAAATCAATACGGTGAGTCGATAACCAGCACCGGGCTTTCCCAAGGCCGGGTGCTGGTTGTCTTTTTCCCCTGGGCGTTTTCCAGGGTTTGCGGTTCGGAGTTGGCGGCGCTTAATAAAGAGCATGAGTACTTTGCCGAACGCGGGGTGCGCATCGTGGGCGTATCGGTCGACCATAAATTCGCCCTGCGCAGCTATGCGGAATCGCTAGATCTTGAATTCGAGCTTCTTGCCGACTTCTGGCCCCATGGGGAGGTTGCACGGCAAGCCGGTGCGTTTGATGAGCTTCAAGGTGTCGCTACGCGCGTTTCCCTGCTCGTCGTTGACGGCCGGGTGCAGAAGATTTTCCGCAGCGCGATGGCAGAAGCTCGAGCGATTCAAGACTATATGGATGCTATCGAAGGCTTGTAG
- a CDS encoding nuclear transport factor 2 family protein: MNRGTAHGIVKKYHQAWTTGDIDTAMSCVSKDIFCRAPGIDLKGINAYRDFIGGFAPMLTGIGEIAELSEGDRLALFYYPQTAVTATTPAAEYFTVEDGLIVHSVLIFDRMSYRPTGQA, from the coding sequence ATGAATCGGGGCACCGCGCACGGGATCGTGAAGAAATATCACCAAGCATGGACCACCGGAGACATCGATACGGCCATGAGCTGCGTTTCCAAGGACATCTTCTGCCGTGCCCCCGGAATTGATCTGAAAGGCATCAACGCCTACCGGGACTTCATCGGCGGCTTCGCGCCAATGCTGACCGGCATCGGTGAGATCGCGGAATTGTCCGAGGGCGATCGGCTGGCGCTGTTCTACTACCCGCAGACCGCCGTCACTGCCACGACCCCGGCCGCGGAGTATTTCACCGTCGAAGACGGCTTGATCGTGCACAGCGTGCTGATTTTTGACCGTATGTCCTACCGGCCGACCGGGCAGGCTTGA
- a CDS encoding gluconokinase: protein MSELVPAIIVMGVSGSGKTTIGQMLADELNRQFVDGDSLHPESNKQKMAAGEALDDQDREPWLRVIGQKLAEGTNQGEPLVIACSALKRSYRDLIRSLEPTTIFVHLAGVPTVIRDRMNARSHEYMPSSLLDSQLATLELPTADEAVLTADISNSPEDIVRQLVIDLGVAHLA, encoded by the coding sequence ATGAGTGAACTGGTCCCAGCCATCATCGTTATGGGTGTTTCGGGCAGCGGCAAGACGACTATCGGCCAGATGCTGGCAGATGAGCTGAATCGTCAATTCGTCGACGGCGATAGCCTGCACCCCGAATCCAATAAGCAGAAAATGGCCGCAGGCGAAGCATTGGACGATCAGGATCGCGAACCATGGTTGCGTGTCATTGGCCAGAAGCTTGCTGAAGGAACCAACCAGGGAGAACCGTTGGTTATTGCGTGCTCCGCCCTGAAGCGCAGCTACCGCGATCTGATTCGCTCCTTGGAACCGACAACCATTTTTGTGCACTTGGCAGGTGTGCCCACTGTTATTCGCGATCGAATGAACGCACGCTCCCACGAGTACATGCCTTCCTCGCTGCTGGATAGCCAATTGGCAACCCTGGAGCTGCCCACCGCCGATGAAGCGGTTCTCACCGCTGACATTTCCAATTCCCCTGAGGACATCGTGCGTCAACTTGTAATTGACCTCGGAGTAGCGCACCTCGCATAA
- a CDS encoding ArsR/SmtB family transcription factor — translation MEGSASAIDLGLSLRTLTDANRRESPKIIYLAEQPMLSTAEPVELSQQTTSRQLGALRKTGLFINTPEGPQQVFAVNTEGFAVLRSYLDGVWPEQFADLKPLTESGKWKAMAGTGGELGAVLDTPCQNRNHTSSLRSRKNGRIR, via the coding sequence ATGGAAGGTTCAGCATCAGCCATCGACCTTGGACTGTCGTTGCGCACGCTAACCGATGCGAATCGCAGGGAGTCCCCGAAGATCATCTATCTAGCCGAGCAACCCATGCTCTCCACTGCCGAGCCCGTAGAACTTTCACAGCAAACGACTTCTCGTCAGTTAGGGGCGCTACGTAAAACAGGACTCTTCATCAATACCCCAGAAGGCCCTCAGCAGGTTTTTGCAGTGAACACCGAGGGGTTTGCGGTGCTTCGTTCGTATTTGGACGGTGTTTGGCCGGAGCAGTTCGCTGACCTCAAGCCGTTGACCGAATCCGGAAAGTGGAAAGCCATGGCAGGGACAGGCGGCGAATTAGGTGCAGTCCTTGACACCCCTTGCCAAAATAGAAACCACACAAGCAGCTTGCGCAGCAGGAAGAACGGGAGAATCCGATGA
- a CDS encoding class I SAM-dependent methyltransferase, protein MSAPDENLWLANLRANPDHSQNFAQRWRNLAAEGKDIFGEARTIDAMAERGSRILDAGCGTGRIGGWLCEQGHQVVGIDLDAHLIDVAREDYPLAQWQVGNLASFTVDDGAGHLREFDLIVSAGNVVTFLSEAERLPALQKMREHLAADGRLVIGFGAGRGYTFEDFTADAVRAGLAVQQRYSTWTLREPGEDFLVAVLGRA, encoded by the coding sequence ATGAGTGCACCTGACGAAAACCTCTGGCTCGCCAATCTGCGGGCCAACCCCGACCATTCCCAGAACTTCGCGCAGCGCTGGCGGAATCTGGCCGCCGAAGGCAAGGACATCTTCGGTGAAGCGCGCACCATCGATGCGATGGCCGAACGCGGCAGCAGGATCCTGGATGCCGGCTGCGGCACCGGACGCATCGGCGGATGGCTCTGCGAGCAGGGGCACCAGGTGGTCGGGATCGACCTCGACGCGCACTTGATCGACGTCGCCCGCGAAGACTATCCGCTGGCGCAGTGGCAGGTCGGGAATCTCGCCTCATTCACCGTGGACGATGGTGCGGGGCATCTTCGTGAATTCGACCTGATCGTCTCGGCCGGCAATGTCGTGACGTTCTTGTCCGAGGCTGAACGCCTGCCGGCCCTGCAGAAAATGCGGGAGCATCTGGCTGCCGATGGCCGCCTGGTCATCGGATTCGGTGCCGGGCGCGGCTACACATTCGAGGATTTCACCGCCGATGCGGTACGCGCAGGGCTGGCGGTTCAGCAGCGCTACTCGACCTGGACACTGCGCGAACCAGGCGAGGACTTCCTGGTGGCAGTCCTGGGCCGGGCCTAG
- a CDS encoding GlsB/YeaQ/YmgE family stress response membrane protein: MGFIGWIVLGLIAGAIAKAILPGKQGGGWIATLLLGVVGALLGGWIGSLIFDKGMSGFFSLWSWILAIGGALIVLVVWGFITKKRA; encoded by the coding sequence ATGGGATTCATTGGATGGATAGTTTTGGGCCTGATTGCTGGCGCTATCGCAAAAGCAATCCTGCCAGGCAAGCAAGGTGGCGGATGGATCGCAACCTTGTTGCTAGGGGTCGTCGGCGCATTGCTCGGCGGCTGGATTGGCAGCCTCATCTTTGACAAGGGAATGAGCGGGTTCTTCTCACTTTGGAGCTGGATCCTAGCCATCGGCGGCGCATTGATTGTCTTGGTCGTTTGGGGATTCATCACCAAGAAGCGCGCCTAG
- a CDS encoding MFS transporter, giving the protein MSAASQATARQIAMARKAVISSSIGAALEWFDIIVYATFATTIAKVFYPESDPTFALILTFATFAISYVIRPLGGMVLGNYADRKGRKKALTLTLGLMMVGTLIMAVAPPYASVGVAGALIILLSRLIQGFSAGGEFGTSTAFLIETAPHKKAYYSSWQVASQGASMMLASGFGYFLTTGLSPQELEAWGWRVPFFVGLLIGPVGLYIRARLEETEEFTSVVKEKFPLGTLFKVHYGRLLAGSAVIGVATISVYLILFMPTFAVNNLGIPGDAAFLGGIAAGVITLCGVPLVGHLADRVGPAKVMTYAAAAAFVLAYPLFKLMTSTPTVGVMVVVIALLGVIMSFYFGPLPALLSGLFPAAIRGSGLSVAYNVGVTLLGGIAPLVLTWLLDVTGSLDAPSIYYMAITVISLVGLFFVRRRYAQP; this is encoded by the coding sequence ATGAGCGCGGCAAGTCAGGCCACCGCGCGACAGATCGCGATGGCCCGCAAGGCGGTCATTTCCAGCTCCATTGGCGCGGCCCTGGAATGGTTCGACATCATTGTTTATGCCACCTTTGCCACCACCATTGCCAAGGTTTTCTATCCCGAGTCGGATCCGACCTTCGCACTGATCCTCACCTTCGCAACCTTTGCGATTTCCTACGTAATCCGTCCGCTGGGCGGGATGGTGCTGGGAAACTATGCTGATCGCAAGGGACGGAAGAAGGCGCTTACCCTCACACTCGGGCTAATGATGGTGGGTACCTTGATCATGGCCGTGGCTCCTCCCTACGCGTCGGTCGGCGTAGCAGGAGCGTTGATCATCCTGCTTTCCCGCCTGATTCAGGGATTCTCTGCCGGTGGCGAATTCGGAACCTCGACCGCATTCCTGATCGAAACGGCTCCGCATAAAAAGGCCTACTACTCTTCGTGGCAGGTGGCCAGCCAAGGCGCTTCGATGATGCTCGCCTCCGGGTTCGGATACTTCCTCACTACTGGCCTGAGTCCACAGGAACTGGAAGCGTGGGGCTGGCGTGTGCCATTTTTCGTGGGCCTGCTGATTGGTCCGGTGGGGCTGTACATCAGAGCCCGGCTGGAGGAGACCGAGGAGTTCACGTCCGTGGTGAAAGAAAAGTTCCCGCTGGGTACCCTCTTCAAAGTGCACTACGGGCGGCTGCTGGCCGGATCTGCGGTCATTGGTGTCGCCACGATCTCGGTCTATTTGATCCTGTTCATGCCAACTTTCGCCGTGAATAACCTGGGCATTCCGGGCGACGCGGCTTTCTTGGGTGGCATCGCAGCTGGCGTCATCACGCTGTGCGGGGTGCCGCTTGTCGGGCATCTGGCAGACCGCGTTGGGCCTGCAAAGGTGATGACCTATGCGGCAGCAGCCGCTTTTGTGCTTGCCTATCCTTTGTTCAAGCTGATGACCTCCACGCCCACAGTCGGGGTCATGGTGGTGGTGATTGCGCTGCTTGGCGTCATCATGTCCTTCTACTTCGGACCGCTTCCTGCGCTGCTCTCGGGACTGTTCCCAGCGGCTATCCGTGGTTCCGGATTGTCAGTTGCCTACAACGTGGGCGTGACCTTGCTCGGGGGCATTGCTCCGCTGGTGCTGACCTGGTTGCTCGACGTGACAGGTTCGCTGGATGCGCCAAGTATCTACTACATGGCCATCACCGTGATTTCGCTGGTCGGCTTGTTCTTCGTCCGTCGGCGCTACGCTCAGCCCTAG